Below is a genomic region from Bdellovibrionota bacterium.
CCGCAGGCGACAACCGTTGAGCTTATCGAACAGTCAGTCATGTATGTGGATAAAAGTAAGAAAAGAGATTTACTTAGAGCTTTATTAGCAAAACCTGAATTTCAGCGCGTGATTGTTTTTACAAGAACCAAGCATGGGGCCAATCGCGTGGCCGAAATTTTATTAAAAAATAGAATCACCACGGAAGCCATTCACGGAAATAAATCTCAAGGCGCAAGACAACGCGCACTCGAAAATTTAAAGTCAGGAAAGATTCGCGTGTTGATCGCAACGGATATCGCCGCTCGCGGGATTGATATCGATGGCATCACTCATGTGATCAATTATGAAGTTCCCAATATTTCCGAGAGCTATGTGCATAGAATTGGAAGAACGGCTAGAGCCGGGGCTTCGGGCATTGCAATTTCGTTCTGTGATTCTGAAGAAAAAGCATTCATTAAAGACATTGAAAAATTAATCGGCAGATCTATTCCTGTAGTTACGGATCATCCTTATCATTCTCAAGATGTGGCTAATGCTAAGCTTTTATCTAAAGGCAAAGCGAAAGCTGCCATCGAGAAGATGGAAAATGGTGGCGGTGGCGGAAGAAAGCCTGGCAATCGCAGAAGACATTCACGCGGAGGCGGAAAGAAAAAATGGTAAAATATTTTGCAGCTCTTGCAATATGTTTTTTTACATTGAGCGCCCTCGCTGTATGGGAATTACCAAATACTCCGATGACCGGAATTGGTGATCCTGGATCCTTTTATCTCAATAAAGAAAGCCTTACCCTTCACCTCTTCAATAATGATTATATTGGAGAAACGGATAAGTTAATGACCGCTTCTGGGTCGCTGTTTCTCTATTGGCAGTCTTCAAAAAATCATGGTTGGGAACTCTCTGCACAGAGAAGACTTATCACTCCTATTATTAAAACTAGATCTGGAGAGCCAGCATTTGATCCGCCTAAAGGAATTTACGGGGATCAGCTCGAATCAAGACTTGGATATTCTTATGTCAATGGTCACTTCAAATTTGAGTCCGCGGTGAGTGGAGAATACTATGCTGGTCTTGGAGGCCATAGAATTACGGACTTTATCCATAAAGTGATCGGTGCAAAAGATGAGACAGATAAGTATGGCGAAAAAATTGATAACTCTTTTCTAGCGGGCTCTATAGGCTTTGGCTTTCTTACCAAATATGCTCTCTTTATGGTGTACGGACATGAGAGTCCCGTGATGAGAGAGGCCATCGCTCGCTTAAATTTTGTGTTTGGCGGAAATTCTTTTAAAATCGGACTCCAAGGAGAAGTTGCTCAACAATTTCAAAGTGATTTTTACCTAGAAGATATCGAAAACTATAGATACGGCTACGGGTTCTCCATGAAATGGGACTGGTATCAACTCACCGCGAATTATGTATCGCCGTATTTAAAGTATGATAAGTACGGACAGTACTTTATTTCGCCACTGATTTTATCTTGGGAATTTTAATCCGATAATCGAATAGTAATTCGAAACTCAGGCATATTCTGTCTCAATTGCAATTATTTATCACTCAGCTGGTACTTGATATTTGCAATACAAAGAGATTGGCATAACCAACCTCTTGAGGATCTTGAATCTCCACTATTCAAAGGAGATCAAAATGAAGAAACAACACCACCAATGTATGTTTCGGAAGTTTGTAAGGTTTCTTAAAGTAATTTTAAACTTAGCATTGCTTGGACTTGAAGTTATTAAAAGAATCAATGACCTTTTAAAGTAGTTTGATAGCTTGTTCCAACTTACTTACAACGGCTATCGATGGGCGTAAAACCTAGTGAGATTTAAGTGTCAAGGATAGAGGTTGGTTTGCCTTTTAGTCGTTGGAGATTACGGCGAATTTTACGTCTGAATAGCCGGCGACTGCGGAAGTGTGCATGACTTTTCTTAGCATTTCATAGGCGAGGTCTTTGTCGGCTTGGACGAGGATCTTGCCTTCGAAAGTTACTGTGGAGTTCACTTTTGCGATGTCTTGAGTTTTCTTTGCTTCGGCATCTAGGAATTTGAATAATTCTGGGATGTAGTTGGTGTCTGAACCATCAACGTATTTTTTGTCGATTTGGCCTTCTGTAAGGTCGATCACTTTTTGACCTTCAACGTATACGCCAGACTTTGAAACCATAAGCTTTAATACGTCCACTGGATTTGTTGTTGATTCTGATGGAGGCAAACGGATGTCAGCGCTTGGTGCGATTTGCACAGGGCTCGTTGAGTAACTTTTAATTAAGAATACCAACAGGATCACAAACATATCCACCATGGATGTAATTTGAATTTTAAAATTCTGTGGCAATTTCTTTTTACGTTTTGAGAAACTCATAGTTATCCTTCAAGTATGTCAGCAAAAGCGATTTCTGGGAACATCAAGTCCGTTTTTGCAGTGTTACCTGTTTTTTCGTCTTTGATGGTGAAACCTTCTTCGCCCGTTTTGATTTTTCTGATTTTATCGAGAGTCATTACGATTCTATCTAACGATATTTCTTTAGAAGGCTTTATTTCTAATTTGAAAATATCTTGATGCTTTCTCTTAATCGCTAGTGCCTCTCTGTAAAGAGCATCCATATTTGGCTTGCCGTCTACTGCCGCAATTACGATGTCTGATTTTTTGCCACTCACAGTAACTTCAAATTTATAAGTCGTACCTTGGATAACCAAAGCCACCGTTACAGGGTTTGGTTTGTTCTTATTATTTTCGATGGCTTCAGCCACGATCTGAGGAATTTGTGCTTCGATCATGTTCACACGAAGAAACACAACACTCATCAGTAGCATCGGCACGATCGCCACGATCACGTCCAACATCGGTGCAAGGTTGATGTCGAACGTTGAATCTGCCTTATCTCTGAATTTACCTTTTGCCATACCTAATTATCCCTATACAAATTTGCTTTCAAAAACTTCTAAATCAATTAAGATACTTTTTTAGCTGGTGCTGGTGGGGGCGTGTGTAACGCAGTACCATTACCTAAGTTTGTTGGATATGCATTTGCCTCGTTCATCTCTGTAACGCCACGGCTTCTCAAGAAGTCGCAAAGTCTTTGCGTTGCTACGTCGATATCTGAAAACAACTTACCTTGTCTAATGTTCAAGAACGCATAAGCAACCATTACAGGAATTGCAACCATTAACCCTAATGCTGTCGCATTCATGGCAACCGAAATACCATCTGCTAATAATGTTTGTTTTTGAGTTGGGTCAGCAAAGCTCACCGCTTTGAATGACATGATCAGACCAGCAACTGTACCCAATAGTCCAATCAGTGTTACCACGTTAGAAACCATCGGCAAGTAACCCAATCTCTTCTCTAGAGTTGGAACGATCTCCGAAGCCACGCGATCCACCGCTTTACCGATTTCTTCGTCACTTCTATCCGCTCTCTCCAAGATGATCTTCATCGCTTGAGCAATGGGCTTCTTGATGTTTGCAGAACAGAAAGCAATGCTCTCTTCAATTTTATTTTGTGAAACAAGCTTCATCACTTGATCTGTGAATGCTGTTGAGTTGATGTGGTAATCAAAGAATAGAACTTTTGCTCTTTCTAAAATCAACCCAATTGATATAATACCCATACCCACAATACCAATATCGATGAGGTAATAATCTACTAAAATCATGTACATGTTATTCACGGAAAGCCTCCCTATATAATCTTAAGCCGTAATTATTCTCAGTACTAAATCGGTCACTTCTAGAGTCAAATTGAGGTTTAAATACATCAACTCGACTTTTGTCTTACTCCTGCTAACAAGTTCGTCAGTTTTTCAATTTTTTAACGTTCTTGTTGAGAGAACCTGACTCAGAAGAGATCTTTCTCCACTTCTTCACTTCATCATCGTAGGTCTTTTTCTTTTCTGCCCACTTTGTCTTTTCACCCGAAGCGTTCACTTTTTTTGTTTCGATTTCTTTTAAGATTAGACCCACTTGATTCTTTTGGTCTGCCCACTTCACTTTTTCTTCGTCAATTTCTTTTGTTTTTTGACCATAAGTAGCGATGTTGGTTTTTCTAGAATCAATGTTCTTTTGAATTTCTGCGATTTTAGCTTGGAGTTTTTCGATCTGCTTGGTTTCATCTAAGATCTTTGCATCTTCTTTTTTAACAAGCTTATCGATTTCGAGTTTTTGAGCATCGAGCTTCACGCTGTTTTTCTCAGCGTCTTTGACTGTCACCTGAACAGTTTTTTCTTTCTCAGCAAGATCTTTTAGAACTTTATCCATCTCTGAGATGTTTTTTTCTACGATCTTCAAGTTGTCTTCATACTGCTTCAAGTTTTCTTTACTGTTCTCAGCGTTCGTACCGATTGTTTTTACTTTTTCTTCCACATAATCACTGGCAAAAACGTTACTGTCGAATGCTGTACCCACAATTGCTGTCACCGATAATACTGATAATAACTTTTTCATTTCATAAATCCCCTATACGCTTGTATCAGTGCTCACTGGTGTGAGCACTAAAACTATAAAATTAAATTCTACTGCCTAGTACTCGCCCCAGCGAGTACTGAATT
It encodes:
- a CDS encoding DEAD/DEAH box helicase, which translates into the protein MDTKKFTDLNLIEPILKAITETGYTTPTPIQQQAIPPLLEGKDLLGCAQTGTGKTAAFALPILQRLATNQKRPEPKCPRALVLTPTRELAIQIFDSFKTYGKNLKLTHTVIFGGVGQGPQVKALRNGVDVLVATPGRLLDLIEQRCLRLDKVEIFVLDEADRMLDMGFIHTIRRILTMLPKQRHNLFFSATMPQDIVKLADSMLVNPTKVEVTPQATTVELIEQSVMYVDKSKKRDLLRALLAKPEFQRVIVFTRTKHGANRVAEILLKNRITTEAIHGNKSQGARQRALENLKSGKIRVLIATDIAARGIDIDGITHVINYEVPNISESYVHRIGRTARAGASGIAISFCDSEEKAFIKDIEKLIGRSIPVVTDHPYHSQDVANAKLLSKGKAKAAIEKMENGGGGGRKPGNRRRHSRGGGKKKW
- a CDS encoding biopolymer transporter ExbD, which produces MSFSKRKKKLPQNFKIQITSMVDMFVILLVFLIKSYSTSPVQIAPSADIRLPPSESTTNPVDVLKLMVSKSGVYVEGQKVIDLTEGQIDKKYVDGSDTNYIPELFKFLDAEAKKTQDIAKVNSTVTFEGKILVQADKDLAYEMLRKVMHTSAVAGYSDVKFAVISND
- a CDS encoding biopolymer transporter ExbD, giving the protein MAKGKFRDKADSTFDINLAPMLDVIVAIVPMLLMSVVFLRVNMIEAQIPQIVAEAIENNKNKPNPVTVALVIQGTTYKFEVTVSGKKSDIVIAAVDGKPNMDALYREALAIKRKHQDIFKLEIKPSKEISLDRIVMTLDKIRKIKTGEEGFTIKDEKTGNTAKTDLMFPEIAFADILEG
- a CDS encoding MotA/TolQ/ExbB proton channel family protein gives rise to the protein MYMILVDYYLIDIGIVGMGIISIGLILERAKVLFFDYHINSTAFTDQVMKLVSQNKIEESIAFCSANIKKPIAQAMKIILERADRSDEEIGKAVDRVASEIVPTLEKRLGYLPMVSNVVTLIGLLGTVAGLIMSFKAVSFADPTQKQTLLADGISVAMNATALGLMVAIPVMVAYAFLNIRQGKLFSDIDVATQRLCDFLRSRGVTEMNEANAYPTNLGNGTALHTPPPAPAKKVS